From one Mesoplodon densirostris isolate mMesDen1 chromosome 19, mMesDen1 primary haplotype, whole genome shotgun sequence genomic stretch:
- the ACP7 gene encoding LOW QUALITY PROTEIN: acid phosphatase type 7 (The sequence of the model RefSeq protein was modified relative to this genomic sequence to represent the inferred CDS: inserted 3 bases in 2 codons; deleted 1 base in 1 codon; substituted 3 bases at 3 genomic stop codons), whose product MSQRLQTHKIPLSHWCPETRMLGVGAPGGEAGTWREPPAPAPGPQIDGPGLALPRQAGRQVLDELETELEREGKGWGEGGRSCCSDGISYTSDPSPSPFCSPPSLYHVLPRPCWSCCCLLLFFSLGVQGSPKAPSVAPEQVHLSHPGETGCMTVTWTTWVPPPLEVQLFGLQLWGPLPLRAQGTFSPFVDGGILWRMRYIHRRVTMQGLLPRVQYVYHXGGTQGWSRRFLFRALKNGPHWSSCLAVFGGIGTDNPRALPQLCRDTQQGRYDAVLHVGDFAYNMDQDNAHVRDKFMNLIEPVAASLPYVTCLGNHEERYNFSNYKARFSMPGDSKGLWYSWDLGLAHIISFSTEVHFFLHYGXHLVERQFRWLESGLQKANKNPAAPPWIITMXPMYCSSADMDDCTWHESKVRKGLLGKFYELEDLFYKYGADLQLXAHEHSYERLWPIYNYHVFNGSXEMPYTHPRGPVHIITGSAGCEERLTPLTLFPRPWSALRIKEYGYTQLHNLNGTHVHIQQVSDDQDGKIVDDVWVVRPLLGPMMYLWGWRQLSSGTLGLAT is encoded by the exons ATGTCTCAGCGCCTACAGACTCATAAAATACCACTGTCCCACTGGTGCCCCGAGACGCGCATGCTGGGAGTTGGCGCCCCAGGGGGTGAGGCAGGGACCTGGAGGGaacctccagccccagctcccgGCCCCCAGATTGACGGTCCCGGCCTGGCTCTGCcccggcaggcaggcaggcaggtccTCGATGAGCTGGAGACCGAACTGGAGCGGGAGGGGAAgggctggggagaaggagg CCGCTCCTGCTGTTCTGATGGGATCTCATACACTTCAGACCCTTCCCCGTCCCCTTTCTGCTCCCCACCTTCCCTCTACCATGTGCTCCCTCGTCCCTGCTGGTCCTGCTGCTGTCTGCTCCTCTTTTTCTCCCTGGGAGTCCAGGGGTCCCCAAAGGCTCCCAGCGTTGCCCCTGAGCAAGTCCACCTGTCCCACCCAG GGGAGACAGGCTGCATGACTGTAACTTGGACCACATGGGTCCCACCCCCCTTGGAAGTGCAGTTGTTTGGGCTGCAGCTATGGGGGCCCCTGCCCCTCCGGGCTCAGGGCACCTTCAGCCCCTTTGTGGATGGGGGCATTCTCTGGCGGATGAGATACATACACCGA CGAGTCACAATGCAGGGGCTGCTGCCCAGGGTCCAGTATG TTTACCACTGAGGCGGTACTCAGGGCTGGAGCCGTCGGTTCCTCTTCAGGGCCCTGAAGAATGGGCCCCACTGGAGCTCCTGTTTGGCTGTGTTTGGGGGCATAGGGACTGACAATCCTAGGGCCCTACCCCAACTGTGCAGGGACACCCAGCAGGGCAGGTACGACGCTGTTCTTCACGTGG GAGACTTTGCCTACAACATGGATCAGGACAACGCTCACGTCAGGGACAAGTTCATGAATCTCATTGAACCTGTGGCCGCCAGCCTGCCATACGTGACATGTCTTGGGAATCACGAAGAACGCTA CAACTTCTCCAACTATAAAGCTCGCTTCAGCATGCCAGGGGATAGCAAAGGCCTGTGGTACAG CTGGGATCTGGGCCTGGCACACATCATTTCCTTCTCCACTGAGGTACATTTCTTTCTCCATTACG GCCACCTGGTAGAGAGACAGTTTCGCTGGCTGGAGAGCGGCCTCCAG AAAGCCAATAAGAACCCGGCAGCCCCGCCGTGGATCATTACCAT GCCCATGTACTGTTCTAGTGCTGATATGGATGACTGCACCTGGCATGAAAGCAAG GTTCGTAAAGGCCTCCTCGGCAAGTTCTACGAGTTGGAGGATCTTTTCTATAAATA CGGGGCGGACCTGCAGCTGTGAGCTCACGAACACTCCTATGAACGCCTGTGGCCAATTTACAACTACCAT GTATTTAACGGCAGCTGAGAGATGCCCTACACCCACCCTCGAGGCCCCGTCCACATCATCACCGGATCTGCC GGTTGTGAGGAGCGGCTGACCCCCTTAACCCTCTTCCCGCGGCCCTGGAGCGCCCTGCGCATCAAAGAGTACGGGTACACACAGCTACACAACCTCAATGGGACCCATGTCCACATCCAGCAGGTGTCTGATGACCAG GATGGGAAGATTGTGGACGATGTCTGGGTGGTGAGACCCCTGCTTGGCCCGATGATGTACCTCTGGGGATGGAGACAGCTCTCATCAGGAACCCTGGGCCTTGCTACCTAG